In Blastopirellula sp. J2-11, a single genomic region encodes these proteins:
- a CDS encoding VWA domain-containing protein codes for MIATALARPQWIEPPITKEIPTRDLLLLVDLSGSMDQKDFVNANGEKVNRLTAVQEVLGDFLLHRKGDRVGLVVFGDAPYLQAPFSTDLTLAERLLDECQVGMAGPRTALGDAIGLGVNLFDNSNAPAKTIIALTDGNDTKSQVPPVEAARVAAQRKIKVHTVAIGDPTTVGEDKLDEHALRDVASATGGSYYFAADRDSLKGIYEELDRVESHDVKTVSHRPRRDLYAWMLLAGLAISMLDKLFVSIKEKRSRAAVNSASRVHVNPRTGKLEVVS; via the coding sequence ATGATTGCCACCGCTTTGGCGCGGCCGCAATGGATCGAGCCTCCCATTACCAAAGAAATTCCAACACGAGATTTGCTGCTGCTTGTGGATCTATCCGGCTCGATGGATCAAAAGGACTTTGTCAACGCGAATGGAGAGAAAGTCAATCGACTGACCGCGGTCCAAGAAGTATTGGGAGACTTTCTGTTACATCGCAAGGGAGACCGAGTCGGGCTGGTTGTCTTCGGCGACGCTCCTTACTTGCAAGCTCCTTTTTCCACCGACCTCACCCTTGCGGAACGCTTGCTCGACGAGTGTCAGGTGGGGATGGCAGGCCCGCGAACCGCTTTGGGAGATGCGATCGGGCTGGGCGTCAATCTGTTTGACAATAGCAACGCTCCAGCGAAGACAATCATCGCACTGACCGATGGCAATGACACCAAAAGCCAAGTCCCTCCCGTCGAAGCGGCTCGAGTCGCCGCTCAACGGAAAATCAAAGTCCATACCGTTGCGATCGGCGACCCGACGACCGTTGGCGAAGACAAGCTGGATGAGCATGCGTTACGCGATGTCGCCAGCGCGACAGGCGGCTCCTATTACTTCGCAGCCGATCGCGATTCGCTGAAAGGGATTTATGAGGAACTTGATCGTGTCGAGTCACACGATGTGAAAACGGTTAGCCATCGCCCACGCCGCGATTTGTATGCCTGGATGCTATTGGCCGGCCTGGCGATTTCGATGCTCGATAAGCTGTTTGTAAGCATCAAGGAGAAGCGATCTCGCGCGGCGGTCAACTCCGCTAGTCGAGTCCACGTCAATCCGCGAACCGGCAAGCTGGAGGTCGTTTCATGA